The Acuticoccus sediminis genome has a window encoding:
- a CDS encoding ABC transporter ATP-binding protein, whose protein sequence is MMAPSLERSTAAATTGEAPLVSVDGLVKHFPIHGGLLGRTKGTVQAVNDVSFDLARGETLSLVGESGCGKSTVGKCLLGLTPLTAGEIRLDGVRIDTLAGRALKPMRRRMSTVFQDPFSSLNPRMRVKEIVAEPIRAHGLARTAAAREARVGDLLERVGLSRAAMGRMPHQFSGGQRQRIGIARALASEPDVIVCDEAVSALDVSVQAQIINLMMDLQAELGLSLLFISHDLAVVEHMTHRVAVMYLGRIVEVAPRRAIFAGPKHPYTEALLSAVPMVEPEKRRERIVLSGDVPSPIAPPSGCVFRTRCPHAFDRCAAEVPPLRPVGAGHHAACHLNETA, encoded by the coding sequence ATGATGGCCCCCTCCCTCGAACGCTCCACGGCCGCCGCCACGACGGGCGAGGCTCCGCTCGTGTCGGTCGATGGCCTGGTGAAGCACTTCCCGATCCACGGCGGTCTCCTCGGTCGTACCAAGGGAACGGTTCAGGCCGTCAACGACGTCTCGTTCGACCTGGCGCGCGGCGAGACGCTGTCCCTCGTCGGCGAGTCGGGCTGCGGCAAGTCCACGGTGGGCAAGTGCCTGCTCGGCCTCACCCCGCTCACTGCGGGCGAGATCCGACTCGACGGGGTGCGCATCGACACCCTGGCCGGCCGTGCGCTGAAACCGATGCGGCGGCGCATGAGCACGGTCTTCCAGGACCCGTTCTCGAGCCTCAATCCGCGCATGCGGGTGAAGGAGATCGTCGCCGAGCCGATCCGCGCCCACGGCCTCGCGAGGACCGCGGCCGCACGCGAGGCCCGGGTCGGCGACCTCCTGGAGCGGGTGGGCCTGTCACGCGCGGCGATGGGGCGGATGCCGCACCAGTTTTCCGGCGGGCAGCGTCAGCGCATCGGGATCGCCCGCGCGCTCGCCTCCGAGCCCGACGTCATCGTCTGCGACGAGGCGGTCTCGGCACTCGACGTCTCAGTTCAGGCGCAGATCATCAACCTGATGATGGACCTGCAGGCCGAGCTTGGCCTCTCCCTCCTCTTCATCAGCCACGACCTCGCTGTGGTTGAGCACATGACACACCGTGTGGCGGTGATGTACCTCGGCCGGATCGTGGAAGTGGCCCCGCGCCGGGCGATCTTCGCGGGGCCGAAACATCCCTACACCGAGGCACTGCTGTCGGCGGTGCCGATGGTGGAGCCGGAGAAGCGCAGGGAACGCATCGTGCTGTCCGGGGACGTGCCGAGCCCGATCGCGCCGCCGTCGGGCTGCGTCTTCCGCACCCGCTGCCCGCACGCGTTCGACCGGTGCGCGGCGGAGGTTCCCCCGCTGCGCCCGGTCGGCGCCGGACACCACGCCGCCTGCCACCTGAACGAGACCGCCTGA
- a CDS encoding aspartate/glutamate racemase family protein, translating into MSVHGDDVRARGTPRTIGVLGGMGPEATILLMQRILDATPAADDADHIPLLVDSNTQVPSRIAHLIEGMGEDPAPVLEAMTRRLVAMGAAALAMPCNTAHSYAGAVRRAAGDVPFLDMVALTAAAANEAAVTAGPVGLLASRAVEKTAIFADACGTRGVIYPADRDAMLSAIRAVKSGRRDAARPVLDAAAAELAAAGAAVLVVGCSEFSLLSREIGAPVPLVDSLDSLTEACVAFARAPAGATPVA; encoded by the coding sequence ATGAGTGTCCACGGGGATGATGTGAGGGCGCGCGGGACCCCCCGCACGATCGGTGTCCTGGGAGGGATGGGGCCCGAGGCGACCATCCTCCTCATGCAGCGCATCCTCGATGCGACGCCCGCAGCGGACGATGCCGACCACATCCCCCTTCTTGTCGACAGCAACACGCAGGTTCCCTCCCGCATAGCCCATCTCATCGAGGGGATGGGCGAGGATCCGGCTCCCGTCCTCGAGGCGATGACGCGGCGCCTCGTCGCGATGGGCGCTGCGGCCCTCGCCATGCCCTGCAACACCGCCCACAGCTATGCCGGCGCCGTCCGCCGGGCCGCCGGGGACGTCCCTTTCCTCGACATGGTGGCGCTCACCGCCGCCGCCGCGAACGAAGCCGCCGTCACGGCGGGGCCCGTTGGCCTTCTCGCGTCGCGCGCGGTCGAGAAAACCGCGATCTTCGCCGACGCCTGCGGGACGCGCGGCGTGATCTACCCCGCCGACCGCGATGCCATGCTGAGCGCCATCCGCGCCGTAAAGTCGGGGCGGCGCGATGCGGCCCGGCCCGTCCTCGATGCGGCAGCCGCGGAGCTCGCGGCGGCGGGCGCGGCCGTGCTCGTCGTCGGCTGCAGCGAATTCTCCCTCCTGTCGCGTGAGATCGGCGCTCCCGTCCCCCTCGTCGACAGCCTCGACAGCCTCACCGAAGCCTGCGTCGCGTTCGCCCGCGCTCCGGCAGGCGCAACCCCGGTCGCGTGA
- the hisD gene encoding histidinol dehydrogenase — MSVRYLKRGGEAPVAAADVSERVRVLLAEIEAGGEEKALGIARDLDGFSGDVDVGAEEIDAAHAALDPEAKAAIAFAHDNIRRFAEAQRATLTDTELEIAPGFVAGQRVIPVVSAGAYVPGGRFSHIASALMTITTARAAGVSHVAAVSPPRPGGRLAPDMVFAMALAGADRILCLGGVQGIAALAFGLFGLPKADILVGPGNAYVAEAKRQLFGRVGIDMVAGPTDSMILADDSADPETVAADLVGQMEHGADSPVWLVTTDAGLAEAVIAAVPRLVEALPEANAASARAAWRIAEVILADTREEMAEVADRTGPEHLHVQARDLDWWLARLTSYGSLFLGEETTVAFGDKAAGPNHVLPTSGAARYTGGLSVHKFLKVVTWQRASASGAHPIAEATARISRLEGMEAHARTADLRLTGGKRGD, encoded by the coding sequence ATGAGCGTTCGATACCTGAAGCGCGGCGGCGAGGCCCCCGTCGCCGCGGCGGACGTCTCCGAGCGGGTCCGCGTCCTCCTCGCCGAGATCGAAGCGGGCGGCGAGGAGAAGGCGCTCGGCATCGCCCGCGACCTCGACGGCTTCAGCGGGGACGTCGACGTCGGCGCGGAAGAGATCGACGCCGCCCATGCCGCGCTCGATCCGGAGGCCAAGGCCGCCATCGCCTTCGCCCACGACAACATCCGCCGCTTCGCCGAGGCTCAGCGCGCGACCCTGACGGACACGGAGCTGGAGATTGCCCCCGGCTTCGTCGCCGGACAGCGGGTGATCCCCGTCGTTTCGGCGGGCGCCTACGTTCCCGGAGGGCGGTTCAGCCACATCGCCTCGGCGCTGATGACGATCACCACAGCGCGCGCCGCCGGCGTGTCGCACGTCGCCGCCGTCTCGCCGCCGCGACCGGGCGGGCGTCTCGCTCCGGACATGGTGTTTGCGATGGCACTCGCCGGCGCCGACCGGATCCTGTGCCTGGGCGGGGTGCAGGGTATCGCCGCCCTCGCCTTCGGCCTCTTCGGACTGCCGAAGGCGGACATCCTGGTGGGTCCCGGCAACGCCTACGTCGCCGAGGCCAAGCGGCAGCTCTTCGGTCGCGTCGGGATCGACATGGTCGCCGGTCCGACCGACTCCATGATCCTCGCCGATGACAGCGCGGACCCCGAAACTGTGGCCGCCGACCTCGTCGGCCAGATGGAGCACGGCGCCGACTCCCCCGTCTGGCTCGTCACCACCGACGCCGGGCTCGCCGAAGCGGTGATCGCGGCGGTGCCGCGTCTCGTCGAGGCGCTGCCGGAGGCGAACGCCGCCTCCGCCCGGGCGGCCTGGAGGATCGCCGAGGTGATCCTCGCGGACACGCGCGAGGAGATGGCGGAGGTCGCCGACCGGACCGGACCCGAGCACCTCCACGTCCAGGCCCGCGACCTCGACTGGTGGCTGGCGCGGCTGACCTCCTACGGCTCGCTGTTTCTGGGAGAGGAGACGACGGTCGCGTTCGGCGACAAGGCGGCCGGCCCCAATCACGTGCTTCCGACTTCGGGCGCGGCCCGTTACACCGGCGGCCTCTCGGTGCACAAGTTCCTCAAGGTGGTCACCTGGCAGCGCGCCAGCGCCAGCGGGGCCCACCCGATCGCCGAGGCGACCGCCCGCATCTCCCGCCTCGAAGGCATGGAGGCCCATGCCCGCACCGCCGACCTGCGCCTAACCGGTGGGAAACGGGGAGACTGA